The genome window ATTGATGATACCCTTGTAGACACTTCAAGCTTTGCTGATTTAGCAAGACATGCAGCTATTGAAAGTATGTGCAACAATGGTTTGCCTTTAGAGCAAGATGAAGCATATGACTTATTAAAGGATATTATTAAAGAGAAAGGTTCAAACTATTCTAGACACTTCAATATATTAACAGAAGAAGTTTTAGGAAAGGAAGATCCTCTCTTAGTAGCTATTGGAATGACAACATATCACAATGTCAAATTTGCTCTTTTAAGACCATTCCCTAGAACAAGTGCAATATTGATTTACCTTAAAAGTAAAGGGTATAAATTAGGTGCAATTACTAATGGAATCACCATTAAGCAATGGGAAAAATTGGTCAGATTGAATTTGTACCACTTTTTTGACATTGTAATCACTTCAGAAGAAGTGGGAGTTGAAAAGCCAGATCCTGAAATATATATTGAAGCATGCAGAAGAATGGCATGTGACGTTAAAAAAAGCGTTATGATTGGAAATAAATTGGATGTTGACTGTATGGGAGCAGTTAATGCAGGGATGAGCGCTATTCTTGTAAATTCCACTTTAGATGAAGAAGAAAAAGAGAGAGTGAATGAAGAAGACATTGACATCATTGTTTTGGACAGTATTTCTGATGTGGATACTGTTTTATAAACATTTTTCATATGTCTGTTATCATTATCCTATTTTTTCATTTTTTATTTCTATTTTTTTAATCTTTTTAAATTATTTAATTTTTTAGTTCTATTTCAATATTCATTCCTTATTTTTTAATTTTTTAAG of Methanobrevibacter ruminantium contains these proteins:
- a CDS encoding TIGR02253 family HAD-type hydrolase, producing MTKAVFFDIDDTLVDTSSFADLARHAAIESMCNNGLPLEQDEAYDLLKDIIKEKGSNYSRHFNILTEEVLGKEDPLLVAIGMTTYHNVKFALLRPFPRTSAILIYLKSKGYKLGAITNGITIKQWEKLVRLNLYHFFDIVITSEEVGVEKPDPEIYIEACRRMACDVKKSVMIGNKLDVDCMGAVNAGMSAILVNSTLDEEEKERVNEEDIDIIVLDSISDVDTVL